GGcaatgacatgataatgatgtcaCCACCTTCTTCTTTGCTTCtcatgctaattaacaggaGTTAAGGAGTAAAGTGCAAGCGCGGAGCCAATATGTGATGCGATAAAACTCTAAGCAATAGAAAAActtgtataaagtactccctgaaaagtgtgtatataaATAAGGAACCAGAAAGAAGatgtgctagctttgtggatctagCACCTAGtacccatctctgtgcagaaacaaatatctcgaccctgtgtgtctacTGGGTGGTCACACATGTGGTAAAAGAACCCAGTTTTGGGACAACGCAGGCTGAGCCGTTGTGATGACAGTACCAATTTTCACAGGTATGCAGGGAATCATGTAGGAGAACCCTGCAACATCCATCTGCTAATTTGCCATCCTTAATGGAATTAGATAATTATAGGAAAAGGTACTTGCTATTGCATCatgacatttccttttttttgttttttgtttttgttaaacatGCATCTTATAAGTATTATTTATGAGTGTGCTGTTTaggtaaagagaaaagaaatcctctTGTAAACGAGACGTTTCccttctgaaaaaggaaaagaaaaaccgCCCACACAACCGGATTTCTGGCCCCGCTAGATTTCTGCCGAGGGAGGTGTGGAAGGCGCTCCCCGCCCAGCCCGGTGGTGCCTCCCGCCCtcccccgcgcggcgccggcgatGGTACGCGCCGCCGGCCGGcaggcgggggcggggccaagCGTGCGCATGCGCagcgggcggggcggggcggagggggcggcgcAGCCGGCGCCGAGACCGTGGGCGTGGgagggcggcggtggcggccccgcagccgggccgggccgggccggtgTGGCCCCGCAGCCATCCCGGGCGAGGAGCGGCGGGCGGGATCGAGGTCTGtgggccgcggccgccctcgggggtgtgcggggggcggcggcggcggcgctcgggaccggccccggcggcctgcgcggcgcggcctggTTTTGCGCTGCGAGGCGGGGCAGCTGCTGGGGCCCGAGCCCCacggcagcggcgcgggcgcgatggcggggccgcggctggcgggcggcggggagcggcggccggTCCCGGCAGCGCCGAGGGCCTGGCGCTCCGCCGCGGTGGCGGGACGGGGCCTGCGGCAGGGCCTCGCCGCTCCCTAggcgccgccgagccccccggcgCTGCTGGCGCGCCGGTATTTGCTGGCTCTTCCCGTCGCCCCTCAGGCTGTTGTCCTTAAACTACGTTGCGCTGGGGAAGGTGCTGCTTACTTGAGGCATTGACTGCTGGTCGGTTCAGTTAATTACAGTAATGCTGTTAATAACGCACATTAATGTTGCTTGCCTGCATTCCGTGCTCTTGGTACATCTTTTGGAATatgttttctgttggaaaatgaTACAATGTTCAGGAATTGATTGCAAAGTTCTGTTTTGAGATACAGTTCTGAAGATTCTTTTTGTAAGCGATCTCACTTACTGGAAtaagatttttcagtttatgcctCAGATCTAGATTTGAGATTCTTAATTGCATCAAAAGCTATAGGAAGTAATGGAAAATCAATGAAGAAAACGTTTCTGTAGCTGGGGAGTAGAAGAATAGTGATTAGTGACTGCACACTGCTGTTGAAATGAGTTTCGTGCGTAGAAGGAAAAAGTTTGTTTCTagaatgttttttcctcttttttgggTTCCTGCTTTGTcctctttttgctttcatttcaatgCATTACTGTATACTGATAGAGACTTCGTAGGCTTATTGTTAATTGTAAACACGTTGCTTAAGTTTTTATGGATTTAAATTCGTCCTTGGGATGAGCGTTGTTAAGGGAAATAGGACTAAACTCTTAGCTGTGATGTAAGTGAGCTCCCAGTAGTTCAGGAGCTCTGTATAAGggtaaaatgtttttaagactttttttttcccctccttttttcagatggaaaagaAGAGTTCATGGTTTCTGGTTTGTGTAGTAGCAGAGAGTGAGTAGGCATAAAGGAGACTAGTATTTGAATGAGAAGTGACAAGCCCCTTGCAAGGTTTTTTactataaaaaagaagaaatgaatccTACGAATGATGATACAGTGCTTGGGACCATATTTGATTGGGACTATCTCTTATGGGAAGTTCGTTTGACACTTCTAGCTACTGGATTTTTAATCTACCTTggagtttttcttctgtctcactGCCTGTCTTCATGGATAAGTACTACTTACTGTGCCTTGTATGCAAAGGAGAAGGTGTTTTGGAATATGGCAGTCACACGTGGTGTATTTGGACTTCAAAGCTGTGTTGCTGGTTTATGGGCTTTGCTCATAGATCCTGTTTTTCATGCTGACAAAGTATATTCACAGCAAAAATGGAGCTGGTTTAACTGTTTAATAGCTGCTGGTTTTTTCTTGCTTGAAAATGTGGCTGTTCACTTGTCCAATGTTGTTTTTAGAACATTTGATGTGTTCTTAGTAGTTCATCACTCCCTTGCTTTTGGTGGCTTGGCTGGTCTAGTAATTAATGTAAAATCTGGACACTATCTACCTTTGATGGGAATGTTGCTGGAGATGAGTACTCCTTCAACCTGCATTTCCTGGATGCTTTTAAAGGTAAGAATttgataattttcaaaatacaattttaacagtttttgtGCATCTTACTTTTGCATAAAAAATCTTTGTGGTTTTGACCTGCTTTTGTCCTGATCATACTTCTATAGG
The sequence above is a segment of the Rhea pennata isolate bPtePen1 chromosome 3, bPtePen1.pri, whole genome shotgun sequence genome. Coding sequences within it:
- the CLN8 gene encoding protein CLN8, which translates into the protein MNPTNDDTVLGTIFDWDYLLWEVRLTLLATGFLIYLGVFLLSHCLSSWISTTYCALYAKEKVFWNMAVTRGVFGLQSCVAGLWALLIDPVFHADKVYSQQKWSWFNCLIAAGFFLLENVAVHLSNVVFRTFDVFLVVHHSLAFGGLAGLVINVKSGHYLPLMGMLLEMSTPSTCISWMLLKAGCANTFFWKANQWVMIHLFHCRMILTYHMWWVCIANWNYVMENLGLLHFIVLFSGLFAVTLILNPYWTYKKTQQLLSPTDWNFESKAVKNGKLNGDTYQKKKI